A single Hylaeus volcanicus isolate JK05 unplaced genomic scaffold, UHH_iyHylVolc1.0_haploid 12221, whole genome shotgun sequence DNA region contains:
- the LOC128883232 gene encoding uncharacterized protein LOC128883232 — MSQLNGVNVLGFGTWKLPANSSTSDLIYKIICEGYRHIDCASIYGNEKYVGEGIQRALREGIVKREELWITSKLWNTDHAEQHVEPAIQRSLKLLNLTYLDLYLIHFPIAQAYVCPDFNPTPGFVNRDGNKTELAAIPLMETWRALENLVHKKLTRFIGISNFDLQLTQDLLTYCKIRPYLLQIEMHLFLKQETLAGWCLQNHIHVTAYSPLGSASYSDDSQEEYTIMTHPVVLNVAKQMKMTPAQVALKWILQKSPLLSVLVKTSNLERAQENLKSLSFSLTPEAVEELNSINYKKRYNDTSNYTLKSGWLPIFCDV; from the exons ATGAGTCAATTAAACGGCGTCAATGTCTTGGGTTTTGGAACATGGAAACTTCCTGCTAATTCTTCAACTTccgatttaatttataaaattatttgcgaAGGATACAGGCATATTGATTGTGCTAGTATTTAtgggaatgaaaaatatgttggTGAAGGAATTCAACGCGCTCTTCGGGAAGGAATCGTTAAGAGAGAAGAGCTTTGGATTACTTCTAAATT ATGGAATACCGATCACGCTGAACAGCATGTTGAGCCAGCAATTCAGcgatctttaaaattattaaatttaacttaCCTAGATCTTTATTTGATTCATTTTCCTATTGCTCAAGCCTACGTGTGTCCTGAttttaa CCCCACGCCAGGATTTGTAAATAGGGACGGAAATAAAACGGAACTCGCCGCCATACCTCTTATGGAAACATGGAGAGCTCTCGAAAATCTGGTTCATAAGAAGTTAACAAGATTTATTGGCATctcaaattttgatttacaaTTAACGCAAGATCTCTTAACATATTGTAAAATTCGACCCTATCTTTTACAA ATTGAAATGCATTTATTTCTCAAGCAAGAGACACTTGCTGGCTGGTGTCTACAAAACCATATACATGTTACCGCTTATTCCCCTTTAG GGTCAGCTTCCTATTCTGACGACTCGCAAGAAGAATATACAATTATGACTCATCCGGTCGTTTTGAATGTCgctaaacaaatgaaaatgactCCTGCacag gttGCATTGAAATGGATTTTACAAAAATCCCCACTCTTATCAGTTCTTgtgaaaacatcaaatcttGAACGAGCTCAAGAAAACCTTAAaagtctttctttttctttgactCCTGAAGCAGTCGAAGAACTAAATTCtatcaattataaaaa acGCTATAATGATACAAGTAATTACACCTTAAAGTCTGGTTGGCTTCCTATTTTTTGTGATGTTTAG